The following coding sequences are from one Kallotenue papyrolyticum window:
- a CDS encoding inositol monophosphatase family protein, producing the protein MLEIAIAIAREAGALLRDGFRRERTYRFKSRAELVTAMDRASEQLIVERLAAHFPDHTIIAEEGSRYAGSPRAVWLVDPLDGTNNYARGIAYWAVSLALLLDERPVLGVVYDPIHDECFTAEAEGPALLNGTPLHVSACADLSQAQLSTGFPYRRWEHGDTNLPEVAAMVMACQDLRRMGAAALDLCAVAAGRSEGHWELRIAPWDGAAGALIVQRAGGMVTDLTGAAYTPWQPPIVASNGLIHDALLQILGAARNAS; encoded by the coding sequence ATGTTGGAGATCGCCATCGCCATTGCGCGCGAAGCCGGCGCCCTGCTGCGCGACGGCTTCCGGCGCGAACGAACGTATCGCTTCAAGAGTCGTGCCGAGCTTGTTACCGCCATGGACCGTGCCAGCGAGCAGCTGATCGTTGAACGGCTGGCCGCCCACTTTCCGGACCACACCATCATCGCCGAGGAGGGCAGCCGCTACGCGGGCTCGCCGCGCGCCGTGTGGCTGGTCGATCCGCTGGACGGCACCAACAACTATGCGCGTGGCATCGCCTACTGGGCCGTCTCGCTGGCGCTGCTGCTGGACGAACGTCCAGTGCTGGGGGTCGTCTATGATCCGATCCACGACGAGTGCTTCACCGCCGAGGCCGAAGGACCCGCGCTGCTCAACGGCACGCCGCTGCACGTCTCGGCGTGCGCCGACCTTAGCCAGGCACAACTTTCGACCGGCTTTCCCTACCGCCGTTGGGAGCACGGCGACACCAATCTGCCGGAGGTTGCGGCTATGGTGATGGCCTGCCAGGATCTCCGACGGATGGGCGCGGCCGCGCTGGATCTCTGCGCCGTGGCTGCCGGGCGCAGCGAGGGACACTGGGAGCTGCGCATCGCCCCCTGGGACGGCGCGGCGGGCGCGCTGATCGTCCAGCGCGCCGGCGGCATGGTGACCGACCTGACGGGCGCGGCCTACACGCCCTGGCAACCGCCGATCGTTGCCAGCAATGGCCTGATCCACGACGCGCTGCTTCAGATTCTGGGCGCTGCGAGGAATGCGTCATGA
- a CDS encoding SGNH/GDSL hydrolase family protein yields the protein MIFSTGQTILFIGDSITDAGRQHAPPYGDGYVSLIQALLQARYPELGLRVINRGVSGDTTRELLARWERDALAEQPDWLSLLIGINDVWRSFGANPHAAVPLPEYEANLRSLLGSARERGARLILMTPYMIEPERSVPMRRQMDWYGAVVRRLAAAMEAVLVDTQAAFDAVLRHTPPEAWATDQIHPNRAGHAVIALAWLRAVGFSV from the coding sequence ATGATCTTCAGCACCGGCCAGACCATTCTGTTTATCGGCGACAGCATCACCGATGCGGGACGCCAGCACGCGCCGCCCTACGGCGACGGCTACGTCAGCCTGATCCAGGCCCTGCTCCAGGCGCGCTACCCGGAGCTGGGCCTGCGCGTGATCAACCGCGGCGTCAGCGGCGACACCACCCGCGAGTTGTTGGCGCGTTGGGAGCGCGATGCGCTGGCCGAGCAGCCCGACTGGCTGTCGCTGCTGATCGGCATCAACGATGTCTGGCGCAGCTTCGGCGCCAATCCGCACGCGGCGGTGCCGCTGCCGGAGTACGAGGCCAACCTGCGCAGCCTGCTGGGCAGCGCGCGCGAGCGGGGCGCGCGGCTAATCCTGATGACGCCGTACATGATCGAACCGGAGCGCAGCGTCCCCATGCGCCGCCAGATGGACTGGTACGGCGCGGTTGTGCGCCGGCTCGCCGCTGCGATGGAAGCTGTGCTGGTCGACACGCAGGCGGCCTTCGACGCGGTGCTGCGCCACACCCCGCCGGAGGCCTGGGCCACTGATCAGATCCACCCCAACCGCGCCGGCCACGCCGTGATCGCGCTGGCCTGGCTGCGCGCGGTGGGCTTCAGCGTGTAG
- a CDS encoding SPL family radical SAM protein, which produces MTIYVEERLPGPALSPRRPMPNELFLSNYLLATYGGCEFACPYCDLAITTTRPLGETTHVYVDVPERLDRELDEVDEGDVVGLILSEPYQPAEREHRITRRTLQVLASLGQPTVILTKSPTVLDDLRLLEVIHERGLCVVIFTLPTVDPHLSARIEGRAPAPQLRLEAAQVLHRAGIPVGFAMIPIIPYVTDATNHLARTLNKIAATGAEFVVWEYLGIPNERHRERIDDLLSQIVRIPASFYREIYGAKPYPGLDYRRRLDQELIRRCDMLGLDVRVPHRVYHRRIALSNEIALLLRHQAFRDAAQGRDHLAALHRSLAEAAYLGRFDQVRLMQSPLWPTIDSLLHPRPPADDAAEEATTAPDAT; this is translated from the coding sequence ATGACCATCTATGTCGAAGAACGGCTGCCGGGACCGGCGCTCAGTCCGCGCCGGCCCATGCCCAACGAGCTGTTTCTCTCCAACTACCTGCTGGCAACCTATGGTGGGTGCGAGTTCGCCTGTCCCTACTGCGACCTGGCGATCACCACCACCCGCCCGCTGGGCGAGACCACCCATGTGTATGTGGACGTGCCGGAGCGCCTCGATCGCGAGCTGGACGAGGTGGATGAGGGCGATGTCGTCGGGCTGATCCTGAGCGAACCCTACCAGCCCGCCGAGCGCGAGCATCGCATCACCCGGCGCACCCTGCAGGTCCTGGCATCGCTGGGCCAGCCCACCGTGATCCTCACCAAAAGCCCGACGGTACTCGACGATCTGCGCCTGCTGGAGGTGATCCATGAGCGTGGGTTGTGCGTGGTGATCTTCACCCTCCCGACGGTTGACCCCCACCTCAGCGCACGCATCGAAGGCCGCGCACCGGCGCCGCAATTGCGCCTAGAAGCGGCCCAGGTGCTGCACCGCGCCGGGATTCCGGTCGGCTTCGCCATGATCCCGATCATCCCCTACGTCACGGACGCCACCAACCATCTGGCACGCACGCTCAACAAAATCGCAGCGACCGGCGCCGAGTTTGTGGTGTGGGAGTACCTGGGCATTCCCAACGAACGTCATCGCGAGCGCATCGACGACCTGCTAAGTCAGATCGTGCGTATTCCGGCCTCGTTCTACCGCGAGATCTACGGCGCCAAGCCCTACCCTGGCCTGGACTACCGGCGCCGTCTGGATCAGGAGCTGATTCGGCGCTGCGATATGCTGGGTCTGGATGTGCGCGTGCCGCACCGCGTGTACCACCGGCGCATCGCGCTCAGCAACGAGATCGCCCTGCTGCTACGCCATCAGGCCTTCCGCGACGCCGCGCAGGGACGCGACCACCTCGCGGCGCTGCACCGCTCGCTGGCCGAGGCCGCCTACCTGGGTCGCTTCGACCAGGTGCGCCTGATGCAAAGCCCGCTCTGGCCAACGATCGACAGCCTGCTCCACCCACGCCCACCGGCCGACGATGCAGCCGAGGAGGCCACTACGGCGCCCGATGCAACCTGA